In Puntigrus tetrazona isolate hp1 chromosome 18, ASM1883169v1, whole genome shotgun sequence, one genomic interval encodes:
- the gcsha gene encoding glycine cleavage system protein H (aminomethyl carrier), a produces the protein MAMCTILRCSPVSLTSFLTPLSNRNALTTAILLARTCYKRPLSTTTRFCAALKFTDKHEWVRVDSGVATVGISNFAQEALGDVVYCGLPEVGTKLSQSDEFGALESVKAASELYSPLTGEVTDVNDALADNPGLVNKSCYKDGWLMKMSVSVPEELDGLMDEAAYERYIKSIED, from the exons ATGGCGATGTGCACAATATTACGATGTTCTCCTGTTAGTTTGACATCTTTCCTGACTCCACTGTCAAACAGAAACGCTCTGACCACAGCTATATTGCTGGCGAGGACATGCTATAAAAGACCCCTGAGCACCACCACTCGATTTTGCGCAG CACTGAAGTTCACAGACAAACACGAGTGGGTCCGCGTGGACAGTGGTGTGGCAACAGTGGGCATCAGTAACTTTGCACAG GAGGCACTGGGGGACGTGGTCTACTGTGGGCTCCCTGAAGTTGGTACAAAGTTATCACAGTCTG ATGAATTTGGTGCTCTGGAAAGCGTTAAAGCAGCGAGTGAGTTGTACTCTCCTCTGACTGGGGAGGTGACGGATGTCAATGACGCCTTGGCAGACAACCCAGGACTGGTCAACAAATCTTGCTATAAAGACG GTTGGCTGATGAAGATGTCCGTATCTGTTCCCGAGGAATTGGATGGACTGATGGATGAAGCTGCTTATGAGAGATACATCAAATCTATAGAGGACTAG